One window from the genome of Synechococcus sp. PROS-7-1 encodes:
- a CDS encoding PilN domain-containing protein, producing the protein MVSTRSLLRRGALIGIALPAGLLLICGWLLVRNQWLAAEARSLLPAQQEYGDLEQRLQTTRTKLKQLDDQNQEIAKALADVRSSSAFLTELQRRIPTRLQLDSVVVEGKGLTLLGEGDPEGGFKMVNAFLLSLKNSSFLDSSSVILVDAVFDERKQSPRLRYQVKANFASDAAEASAGRLRQLGANGVALRVELMRRLGLLP; encoded by the coding sequence GTGGTCTCAACCCGCAGCCTGCTGCGTCGTGGTGCGCTGATTGGCATCGCTCTGCCGGCAGGACTCTTGTTGATCTGCGGATGGTTGTTAGTGCGCAATCAATGGCTTGCTGCTGAGGCACGTTCACTCCTGCCTGCCCAGCAGGAGTACGGCGATCTTGAGCAGCGGCTGCAGACGACTCGCACAAAGCTGAAGCAGCTGGACGATCAGAACCAGGAGATTGCGAAGGCTCTTGCCGATGTGCGATCCAGTTCCGCGTTTCTCACCGAACTGCAGCGACGTATCCCAACCCGTTTACAGCTCGATTCAGTGGTGGTTGAGGGGAAGGGCCTGACGCTTCTGGGGGAAGGCGATCCCGAGGGGGGGTTCAAAATGGTGAATGCTTTTCTTCTCAGCCTTAAGAATTCGTCGTTTCTTGATTCCAGCTCGGTGATCCTGGTGGACGCTGTCTTTGATGAGCGCAAGCAATCGCCGCGGCTGCGCTATCAGGTCAAAGCCAATTTTGCCTCGGATGCGGCAGAGGCCAGCGCAGGACGTCTGCGACAGCTGGGGGCGAATGGTGTGGCACTGCGCGTCGAGTTGATGCGCCGGCTTGGGCTGCTGCCATGA
- a CDS encoding DsbA family protein, giving the protein MPRAWRLPTWMRSAAYLVFGACLGVGGTFGLQQWQNAGEESPVVQTPNKQNRQPRTLVMDLLLQGDPVLGKPSAPITIVEFSDYQCPYCRRFQQQVFPKLKREFIDEGLVRLIHKDLPLPFHQQAETSAAVARCAEQQDAFWPVHQALYDQQSCLECRGPIAIAVAAGLNGDELDRCLRQPAILEAVRSNRSESTLHDISATPTFVIGPTIGRDRHRGQIVEGALPWPQFKSLIEQQLKKASLDAKR; this is encoded by the coding sequence ATGCCTCGCGCTTGGCGCCTTCCGACCTGGATGCGATCAGCGGCTTACCTCGTTTTCGGCGCTTGCCTGGGAGTCGGAGGCACCTTCGGCTTACAGCAATGGCAGAACGCAGGAGAAGAGTCCCCGGTGGTTCAGACCCCAAACAAGCAAAACCGCCAACCGCGAACACTGGTGATGGACCTCTTGCTGCAAGGGGATCCAGTGCTCGGCAAGCCATCAGCACCAATCACGATTGTGGAGTTCAGCGATTACCAATGCCCCTACTGCCGCCGTTTTCAACAGCAAGTATTTCCGAAATTAAAACGGGAGTTCATCGATGAAGGCTTAGTGCGCCTCATCCATAAGGATTTGCCATTGCCGTTTCATCAGCAAGCCGAAACCAGCGCCGCGGTGGCCCGCTGCGCTGAACAACAAGACGCTTTTTGGCCAGTACACCAGGCGCTTTACGACCAACAGAGCTGCTTGGAATGCCGTGGCCCCATCGCGATCGCTGTCGCCGCAGGACTGAACGGCGACGAACTTGATCGCTGCCTGCGCCAACCAGCGATCCTGGAGGCAGTGCGCAGCAATCGATCGGAATCGACCCTTCACGACATCAGCGCCACACCCACCTTTGTGATCGGCCCCACCATTGGTCGCGATCGACATCGCGGTCAGATTGTGGAGGGAGCCTTACCGTGGCCGCAATTCAAGTCGCTGATCGAGCAGCAACTGAAGAAAGCCTCCTTGGATGCGAAGCGATGA
- a CDS encoding pentapeptide repeat-containing protein codes for MRHIPLLLALPLLCGSALSPTASAADSEALLLLLQKRSCPDCKLQDADLVHADLRDANLQGARLQRANLGQAQLDGADLSGADLSFTSLRGASLRGANLVGARLYGTDLRESDLSGAKLSPEALEEAHWDQAKGVGNGIQSHASLHNAGVDAALQGRWGDAEALFSRAIEQSPNESLSWIARGIARSKLVKDDLAASDFGYAATIYQSQGNKDWAKQLSSAANNLKKRRHHQDSPIPANGVGSSVLSSISTAIRTIAPLAIKAFSPIGLGF; via the coding sequence ATGCGCCATATCCCCCTGCTGCTGGCCCTCCCTTTGTTATGCGGCAGTGCACTGTCTCCCACGGCATCAGCCGCCGACTCGGAAGCTTTACTGCTGTTGCTACAGAAGCGGAGCTGCCCGGATTGCAAGCTCCAAGATGCCGATTTGGTGCATGCCGATCTGCGTGATGCGAACTTGCAAGGTGCTCGGCTGCAGCGCGCCAACCTTGGCCAAGCCCAACTGGATGGAGCAGATCTGAGCGGCGCCGACCTCAGTTTCACCAGCCTGCGCGGAGCGAGCCTACGCGGAGCCAATCTCGTTGGTGCTCGACTTTATGGAACGGATCTAAGAGAGTCAGATCTCAGCGGGGCAAAGCTCAGTCCGGAAGCCCTTGAGGAAGCGCACTGGGATCAAGCCAAGGGAGTGGGAAATGGAATCCAGAGCCATGCATCGCTTCACAATGCTGGCGTCGATGCCGCTCTTCAAGGCCGCTGGGGTGACGCAGAAGCTTTGTTCAGTCGTGCAATCGAACAATCTCCGAACGAGAGCCTCTCGTGGATTGCGAGAGGGATCGCACGCTCAAAACTTGTGAAGGACGACCTCGCCGCCTCAGACTTTGGCTATGCGGCGACTATCTATCAATCGCAGGGGAATAAGGATTGGGCAAAACAGCTCAGTTCTGCTGCTAATAACCTCAAAAAGAGACGACATCATCAGGATTCACCCATACCGGCGAATGGCGTAGGCAGTAGTGTTTTGAGCAGCATCTCCACTGCCATTAGAACTATTGCACCTTTAGCAATCAAGGCATTTTCCCCAATAGGATTGGGCTTCTGA
- a CDS encoding type II secretion system protein GspD, which produces MRFPPSRLTALVLIAGLSAADVGALDGLMNNVSRQVQAQGALALRIRRGPSGVEVVVEGVGAQPVLQQRLNGGVWEGRLQTQGQPGVRNGSQQLSDPGASLAKVAISGSGQTYQLEVVPVPGQTLQEPVVSADGRNLILQFNGLTTAPTLQTGRLDLNTPGSVPQARYAPPLRPRAVAPPLGDMAVGTMVLQNRSFVNVSGPPVTLTLNNAPAKDALMALARLGGYGFVYVGDAGDATSEPGQAATGSVSGGGNPVSMSFQNESYARALNGVLLASGLQGKLDGRTLMVGSAVSAKTFGPQVSKVYRLNQASASSAANYLASLGASVSKVNTTSITSGDPASAGTTQISSQTSQSTSTLTSIETYGAAVGPLKGLTGTTDKRLQTVTLVGDSQLVAIAEAYLKQIDLRQRQVALTIKILDINLENDKQIANSFAFRSGNMFVVSDNGELLANFGGYKPPATEAGGLPGRYAAQDGTTPVPGTGILAGENTPFFDQPSSAYPLPGSNTQVGESNLSPVRPDFGTYDNPLQPGVSEVTEDGVEYTPPTKFQYPENQFFDFLRARIQSTSTKVLASPTLVLQEFGEKSTGTDKGKISEDGKIGREFSNEAYVRVGTQFVTSFEVKQDVNGNNFCQPVFANAGLTFGARVEKIDDNGFVTFALSPEISAPVGTEQVGNCGSITIINDRSLDTGKIRVRDGQTLILTGVISDTDREVVTKWPILGDLPFVGQFFRNSGGERSKSELVIMVTPKIIDDRAGGAYGYGYRPSLPAARQVLSGT; this is translated from the coding sequence ATGCGCTTCCCTCCTTCCCGGTTGACGGCCCTCGTGTTGATTGCTGGCCTTTCGGCTGCCGACGTGGGGGCACTCGACGGGCTGATGAACAACGTCTCCCGTCAAGTGCAGGCGCAAGGTGCTCTGGCGTTGCGCATCCGCCGTGGCCCAAGCGGCGTGGAGGTGGTGGTTGAGGGTGTGGGTGCCCAGCCGGTGCTGCAGCAGCGCCTCAATGGCGGGGTGTGGGAGGGCCGCCTGCAAACCCAGGGTCAGCCGGGGGTGCGCAATGGCAGCCAGCAACTGTCGGATCCCGGCGCGAGCCTGGCCAAGGTGGCGATCAGTGGTTCGGGGCAGACCTACCAATTGGAAGTGGTGCCGGTGCCAGGACAGACCCTGCAGGAACCGGTGGTGAGTGCGGATGGCAGAAATCTGATCCTCCAGTTCAACGGTCTGACCACAGCGCCCACCCTGCAGACGGGCCGCCTGGATCTGAACACCCCGGGCAGTGTGCCCCAGGCGCGTTACGCCCCACCCCTGCGTCCCCGGGCTGTTGCCCCACCGCTGGGCGATATGGCCGTGGGCACGATGGTGCTGCAGAACCGCAGCTTCGTGAATGTGAGCGGTCCGCCGGTGACGCTCACCCTGAACAACGCTCCGGCAAAGGATGCCTTGATGGCTCTGGCGCGCTTGGGTGGGTATGGGTTTGTGTATGTGGGGGATGCCGGCGACGCAACTTCAGAACCTGGACAAGCAGCAACTGGAAGCGTTTCAGGTGGTGGCAATCCGGTGTCAATGTCTTTCCAGAATGAAAGTTATGCCCGTGCCCTGAATGGGGTGCTGCTGGCTTCAGGGTTGCAAGGAAAGCTGGATGGAAGGACTTTGATGGTGGGTAGCGCAGTGTCTGCGAAAACTTTCGGGCCTCAAGTGTCCAAGGTTTACCGACTCAATCAGGCGAGTGCATCATCGGCGGCTAATTATCTCGCCAGTCTTGGTGCATCAGTCAGCAAGGTGAATACAACATCAATCACCAGTGGTGATCCGGCCTCGGCTGGTACAACGCAGATCAGTTCGCAGACATCGCAGTCCACATCGACGTTGACCAGTATTGAGACCTATGGAGCGGCAGTTGGCCCTTTGAAGGGTTTAACAGGCACTACCGATAAACGATTGCAGACTGTGACATTGGTTGGTGATTCTCAGTTGGTTGCGATTGCGGAGGCTTATTTAAAGCAAATTGATCTCCGGCAAAGGCAGGTTGCTTTGACGATCAAGATTTTAGATATCAATCTCGAAAATGATAAGCAAATCGCAAATAGCTTTGCGTTCAGGTCTGGTAATATGTTTGTGGTGAGTGATAATGGTGAGTTGCTGGCTAATTTTGGTGGCTACAAGCCTCCTGCGACCGAGGCTGGCGGTTTGCCGGGTCGATACGCAGCCCAGGATGGAACAACGCCAGTGCCAGGTACTGGCATACTTGCGGGTGAAAATACTCCATTCTTTGATCAACCTTCTTCGGCTTATCCTTTGCCGGGTTCGAACACCCAGGTGGGTGAATCGAACTTGTCACCTGTAAGGCCAGATTTCGGGACTTACGACAATCCTCTGCAGCCTGGGGTTAGCGAAGTCACTGAGGATGGTGTTGAATACACACCTCCGACGAAGTTTCAATACCCTGAAAATCAATTTTTTGACTTTCTTCGGGCAAGGATTCAGTCGACTTCGACGAAGGTGCTTGCGAGTCCAACGCTTGTGTTGCAAGAATTTGGGGAAAAGTCGACAGGCACAGATAAAGGCAAAATCTCAGAAGATGGCAAGATTGGTCGCGAGTTTTCCAATGAAGCCTATGTACGTGTCGGCACTCAGTTCGTAACCTCTTTCGAGGTAAAGCAAGATGTCAATGGTAATAATTTCTGTCAACCGGTTTTTGCCAATGCTGGCCTAACATTCGGTGCTCGTGTGGAAAAAATCGATGACAATGGATTTGTGACTTTCGCGCTTTCACCCGAGATTTCTGCACCCGTTGGCACTGAGCAGGTTGGCAATTGTGGTTCGATAACGATCATCAATGACCGATCATTGGATACAGGGAAGATTCGTGTTCGCGATGGTCAAACATTGATCCTTACGGGTGTTATTTCTGATACCGATCGTGAGGTGGTAACGAAATGGCCAATTCTCGGCGATCTGCCATTCGTAGGTCAGTTCTTTCGGAATTCTGGTGGTGAGAGGTCAAAGAGTGAGTTGGTGATTATGGTCACTCCTAAAATTATTGATGATCGAGCTGGTGGCGCTTATGGTTACGGCTACAGGCCAAGTCTCCCTGCTGCAAGGCAAGTCCTTTCAGGGACTTGA
- a CDS encoding PilN domain-containing protein, with protein sequence MSQKQQRLPDLLRERRLELGRPQDSPPLMPKGPLLLRGALLGGAAVGVALASVVGLGWIEAAQQRELETLLPFERQVRSLEGQIKTNKGKMSSLKRDTLQIAEQLVAVPAGSPLLEQLRRVTPVGIQLEDVSVQSDRIKVSGKAAVGTTPGPLERINALAITLARLPISKADGVKVLKLTREDGDTPVVNFSLDWVLDPKAGPSIQQLEALGAEGLAERYRLLEQQGVPL encoded by the coding sequence ATGAGCCAAAAGCAGCAGCGTTTGCCAGATCTGTTGCGCGAACGGCGCTTAGAGCTCGGACGTCCCCAGGACTCCCCACCGTTGATGCCCAAGGGGCCTCTGCTGTTGCGGGGGGCGTTGCTGGGAGGGGCGGCCGTTGGTGTTGCCTTGGCCTCTGTGGTTGGCTTGGGCTGGATTGAGGCTGCCCAGCAGCGCGAGCTGGAGACGCTGCTGCCGTTTGAACGTCAGGTCCGCTCCCTTGAAGGCCAGATCAAGACGAACAAGGGCAAGATGTCCTCTCTCAAGAGGGACACGCTTCAGATCGCCGAGCAACTCGTGGCGGTCCCCGCAGGATCGCCTTTATTGGAGCAGTTGCGGCGCGTCACTCCCGTCGGCATCCAGCTGGAGGACGTTTCGGTTCAAAGCGACCGGATCAAGGTTTCTGGCAAGGCTGCCGTGGGAACCACGCCGGGGCCTCTGGAGCGCATCAATGCTCTGGCCATCACCTTGGCGCGCCTGCCCATCTCCAAGGCGGATGGGGTGAAGGTGCTTAAGCTCACCCGCGAGGATGGTGACACCCCGGTGGTGAACTTCAGTCTCGACTGGGTGCTTGATCCCAAAGCAGGACCGTCGATCCAGCAGTTGGAGGCTTTGGGGGCTGAGGGGCTGGCCGAGCGCTACCGGTTGCTTGAGCAGCAGGGAGTGCCGCTGTGA
- a CDS encoding quinone-dependent dihydroorotate dehydrogenase, translated as MAQSSSSGALSTAGFYRRWLGPVLANDEGVDAEQLSRAALQALAQLSLRRRWPGVSGVLEGIGAELQRNDVRLEQVLFGCRFSNPVGLAAGFDKNGVAAGVWDRFGFGFAEVGTVTWHGQPGNPRPRLFRLAQERAALNRMGFNNGGAEVLRRTLLRQALPARGQRPAVLGINFGKSKITPLDQAADDYASSLELLAPQADYAVINVSSPNTPGLRDLQDASQLRRLVERLRRLPGCPPLLVKIAPDLEDDAIDGLARLAYEEGLAGVIAVNTSLDRLGLEQRVLAQTGRTLAEEAGGLSGDPLRRRALEVLRRLRATAGPALPLVGVGGISTPEAAWERITAGASLVQLYTGWIYEGPDLVPRVLEGLQLQLDRHGFRHISEAVGSGAPWR; from the coding sequence ATGGCCCAGTCGTCATCGTCCGGGGCGTTGTCCACCGCAGGTTTCTATCGCCGCTGGCTGGGCCCCGTGCTGGCCAACGATGAGGGGGTCGATGCCGAACAGCTCAGTCGTGCGGCCTTGCAGGCTCTCGCTCAACTCAGCCTTCGGCGTCGATGGCCCGGAGTCTCCGGAGTGCTGGAGGGCATCGGTGCGGAGCTTCAGCGCAACGATGTGCGCCTGGAACAGGTGCTCTTCGGCTGCCGCTTCAGCAATCCTGTCGGGCTGGCGGCTGGCTTCGACAAGAACGGTGTCGCCGCAGGGGTGTGGGATCGCTTCGGGTTTGGCTTTGCGGAGGTGGGAACCGTCACCTGGCATGGGCAACCAGGCAATCCGCGGCCGCGGCTGTTCCGGCTGGCCCAGGAGCGGGCCGCGTTGAATCGTATGGGCTTCAACAATGGGGGTGCCGAAGTGCTGCGCCGCACCCTGTTGCGGCAGGCGTTGCCGGCCCGTGGTCAGCGCCCGGCAGTGCTGGGGATCAACTTCGGCAAGTCCAAAATCACGCCCCTCGACCAGGCGGCCGATGACTATGCCTCGTCGCTTGAGCTGCTGGCGCCCCAGGCGGATTACGCCGTGATCAACGTCAGTTCTCCGAATACTCCAGGTCTGAGGGACCTGCAGGACGCGTCGCAACTGCGGCGCCTGGTGGAGCGTCTGCGCCGTCTGCCCGGCTGCCCGCCCCTGCTCGTGAAGATCGCCCCCGATCTGGAGGATGACGCCATCGATGGTCTGGCTCGTCTTGCCTATGAGGAGGGGCTTGCGGGGGTGATCGCTGTGAACACGAGCTTGGACCGTCTCGGCCTCGAGCAGCGTGTGCTTGCTCAGACCGGCCGCACCCTGGCGGAGGAGGCGGGTGGTCTCAGCGGCGATCCCTTGCGCAGACGCGCTTTGGAAGTGTTGCGGCGCCTGCGCGCCACCGCCGGGCCGGCGCTTCCCCTTGTGGGTGTGGGCGGGATCAGCACACCGGAAGCAGCCTGGGAGCGGATCACGGCTGGTGCGTCCCTGGTCCAGCTGTACACGGGATGGATTTATGAAGGCCCCGATCTGGTGCCCCGGGTGTTGGAGGGACTGCAGCTGCAGCTCGATCGCCATGGATTCCGCCACATCAGTGAGGCGGTGGGGAGCGGCGCCCCTTGGCGCTAG
- a CDS encoding ribonuclease H encodes MADGDRRGRVVAAATDGACSGNPGPGGWGALIRFEDGSVEEFGGSEPATTNNRMELQAALAVLERLAELPRHPDLTLRTDSKYLIDGLGSWMVGWKRKGWKTAAGKPVLNQDLWQALDAARLPDVPLTYVKGHSGDPDNDRVDAIAVAYSKGGAPPLRAAQTQPPDPAPEPLRTLLTRLELADRLATGGFTLTAVELAQLVEQPLANVLERQHPWRWRDWMVEPIDGDRWRLRRAEAGSR; translated from the coding sequence ATGGCTGATGGCGATCGCAGGGGACGGGTTGTCGCGGCGGCCACCGATGGAGCCTGTAGCGGCAACCCAGGTCCAGGGGGCTGGGGTGCCTTGATTCGCTTTGAAGACGGCAGCGTGGAGGAGTTCGGTGGATCCGAGCCGGCCACAACCAACAACCGCATGGAGTTGCAGGCTGCCCTCGCCGTGCTGGAACGCTTGGCAGAGCTGCCACGCCATCCCGATCTCACCTTGCGGACCGACAGCAAATATTTGATCGATGGGCTTGGCTCCTGGATGGTCGGATGGAAACGCAAGGGCTGGAAGACGGCCGCCGGTAAGCCCGTGCTCAACCAAGACCTTTGGCAGGCCCTGGATGCGGCACGCCTGCCCGATGTGCCGCTCACCTATGTGAAAGGGCATAGCGGTGATCCCGACAACGACCGGGTTGATGCCATCGCTGTGGCTTACTCGAAGGGGGGGGCACCACCGCTTCGTGCTGCGCAAACCCAACCTCCGGATCCGGCACCGGAGCCACTGCGCACGTTGCTCACGCGCCTGGAGCTGGCGGATCGGCTCGCCACCGGTGGTTTCACGCTCACGGCCGTCGAGCTGGCTCAGTTGGTGGAACAACCCCTCGCCAACGTGCTTGAACGCCAGCACCCGTGGCGTTGGCGCGACTGGATGGTGGAACCGATCGACGGGGATCGCTGGCGCTTGCGGCGTGCCGAGGCAGGATCGAGATAG
- a CDS encoding DUF3747 domain-containing protein — protein MGRTYFRRTALAATALGLAGLGAALPGLSRALFDSRPLQQERFAVLAQAVGNSRWKLLVLEQIKARPLCWEERRDGLMKPSLNDFDFSGICSRYLDSNGYSLRTGGTDSDKRFRLKLEQTRDGLLLQAMDPVRGDSTVVARATRVRRDKDAFVKLTLEPGWALERRAYKGRTLSHVYFANSKPMPTLMASSRGSSRQTRSFSASLPSAPGLPQAGGRGQAGRGPIRLQVIPFRP, from the coding sequence ATGGGCCGAACCTACTTCCGCAGGACTGCCTTAGCGGCCACCGCCCTGGGGCTTGCCGGTCTGGGCGCGGCTCTTCCTGGCTTGAGCCGAGCTTTATTCGACAGTCGGCCCTTGCAACAGGAACGCTTCGCGGTTCTGGCCCAGGCCGTGGGCAACAGCCGCTGGAAACTGCTCGTGCTGGAGCAGATCAAGGCCCGTCCACTGTGTTGGGAAGAGCGCAGGGACGGCTTGATGAAGCCTTCTTTGAATGATTTCGATTTCAGCGGGATCTGCAGCCGCTATCTCGACAGCAATGGCTATTCCCTACGCACGGGAGGCACGGACTCCGACAAACGCTTTCGCCTGAAGCTGGAGCAGACCCGCGATGGACTGCTGCTGCAGGCCATGGATCCAGTGAGGGGAGACAGCACGGTTGTGGCCCGAGCCACCCGGGTGCGGCGGGACAAGGATGCTTTTGTGAAACTGACCCTGGAGCCGGGGTGGGCCCTGGAACGTCGGGCCTACAAAGGCCGAACCCTGAGCCATGTGTATTTCGCCAATTCCAAGCCAATGCCAACGCTCATGGCCTCGAGTCGGGGCAGCAGCCGCCAGACCCGCAGCTTCTCAGCGAGTCTGCCCAGTGCTCCAGGACTGCCGCAGGCAGGAGGCAGGGGCCAGGCAGGGCGGGGGCCGATCCGATTGCAGGTGATTCCCTTCCGTCCCTGA